From the genome of Thunnus thynnus chromosome 1, fThuThy2.1, whole genome shotgun sequence, one region includes:
- the LOC137170384 gene encoding serine-rich adhesin for platelets-like: MEMKSLLFGVILGLFAAVHSTPVNAVTQIPIKAEDDVYREVVEDEFLVDQKLLPSLTTEPPKRNTTVQASHPTPSDSEESDTHTPLDDMIESNAAWETSDKSTISVFFQDRDEHYETTSTRSTSTVLPRDTDVSTSDSPTTQSPQSGFTSSSMPTEDYGFLTTLSSDLGSGDGEILDQNPATSSTTTPSSNTETRPTSLFVENEGSGLGSEPFLSFAITSSSNTETRPTSLFVENEGSGLGSEPFLSFAITSSSTTETSTASSTFPATTISSEGLQSSSVSESGSGLESEISKESRQRMFSEVKEPHKVEASDDPDSHQHKGHNTPDWIIILGFVVGVAALVIICAAIATRDKWNGPNQLKTKTNSSDQQREVEMDTFLHKDMPRENGKATEYTVIPLEELPEKYSH, encoded by the exons atggagatgaagagtCTACTTTTTGGGGTTATTCTTGGACTTTTTGCTGCGGTCCACTCAACACCAGTTAATG CTGTGACCCAGATTCCCATCAAAGCTGAGGATGACGTTTACCGAGAGGTTGTGGAGGATGAGTTCCTGGTCGATCAGAAATTGTTACCTTCACTCACAACTGAACCAcctaaaagaaacacaactgtTCAAGCATCCCACCCAACTCCCTCTGACTCAGAGGAGAGCGACACTCATACTCCGTTGGATGACATGATTGAGAGCAATGCTGCATGGGAGACCAGCGACAAATCCACAATCTCTGTGTTCTTCCAAGACAGAGATGAACACTATGAAACCACATCCACGAGGTCTACCTCCACAGTGTTGCCACGGGATACTGACGTCTCCACTTCAGATTCACCTACCACCCAAAGCCCTCAGTCTGGCTTTACCTCTTCTTCAATGCCAACTGAAGACTACGGCTTCCTGACTACCCTGAGTTCTGATTTAGGGTCTGGAGATGGAGAGATCCTAGACCAGAACCCTGCTACAAGCTCCACTACGACCCCTAGCTCCAACACAGAAACTAGACCCACTTCACTGTTTGTAGAAAACGAAGGATCAGGATTGGGTTCAGAGCCGTTTTTAAGCTTCGCTATTACCTCTAGCTCTAACACAGAAACTAGACCCACTTCACTGTTTGTAGAAAACGAAGGATCAGGATTGGGTTCAGAGCCGTTTTTAAGCTTCGCTATTACCTCTAGCTCTACCACAGAAACTAGCACTGCATCATCAACCTTCCCAGCTACTACTATCAGCAGTGAAGGATTACAATCAAGCTCAGTCTCAGAATCAGGATCAGGATTAGAATCAGAAATATCAAAAGAATCACGCCAAAGAATGTTTTCTGAAG TTAAAGAGCCTCACAAGGTGGAAGCTTCTGACGATCCTGACTCCCACCAGCACAAAGGACACAATACACCAG ATTGGATCATCATCCTTGGCTTTGTTGTTGGTGTAGCAGCACTGGTAATAATCTGTGCCGCAATCGCTACCAGAGACAA GTGGAATGGACCAAACCAGctaaaaaccaaaactaactCCTCAGACCAGCAGAGGGAGGTAGAGATGGACACTTTCCTGCACAAAGACATGCCAAGGGAGAATGGAAAGGCAACAGAGTACACAGTCATTCCTCTGGAGGAGCTCCCAGAGAAATATTCACACTGA